GGAAAAATTACCAGTAAATCCTAAAAATTACAGACCGCTTACAGAAACTCGAATTAACAGTGTAACTATACATGCTAATCCTTTAGCAGgataattatagatatattagAAAAacacaaatatttcaatttttaaaaatctcttaaacttgaaaattgtattttcatatattaaaataataatttattaataagataaaatatatttccttaGCAAAGATCTACTGTGTATCGTTTCCCCATAGCTTCAATTTCATAATTAGCACTTTCTAGAAATTCCTTTGTTACATTTTCCCCGTTTGGATGTTTAATGTACCTAATATTAATCAATATTAGTTCTATaactttttattattacattcaaTGTTATCTTACTTACCCATgcccaattacatttccattgCTGTATCCCTGTTCTACTCTACGTAAATAACCAACAAGGCAATTATTTCTGTAAATAAGTTCCATTCCCCATAATGGAACGGTGCTGTCATAATATATGttattagtattattttatcaaaattgaacatgaaaattgtattttataataatcttTTATAATAATGTTATAGTACATGCCtgtttaaataaatatgcaCCAATTTCTTTTTGATACCAATTTTTCGCAATCGATCGACAGCTGTTTTTCCCAAGTATTCTCCAGTATTGCGACAAATAGATTCAAGTCCAGCTTCAATGGGATTATCATCTGCTCTAAGATCTAAGCCCCAAAGAAGGTAGCCTGAAAATTTAATCATATTAATAACATATACATTAGTAAATTAGTTAAAATTAGTCACATACCTTTTTCACAACTGAGACTATGCAGTGCTCGATAACCGgcatgttttatattatatgatTTACCACAATTTATTAATGTTTTATAAACTATTTGACAAGATGATTTTGGAATATGTAATTCGAAACCAAGTTCACCAACGAAACTAAGTCTAATTAAACGTATCGTTTCGTTTTTAATCTTTACCAGTTTTGTAGTTGAATATTTGAAAGATTCATCTGAGATCTCGTCTTCAATTAATGTCTCAATTACTTTTCGACTATAAGTAGATGCATTAATTTATAGACTGGagtttgaataataaaaatgtatatattaccGTACCTATTAGGTCCTTGCACGGATAAAATACCAATTTGCTCAGAAACATCATGTAAAGATACATCAAAGCCCTTTTCCATTATTGCTTTCTTCATATGAGCCCATGTATGATAAATTGAAATACCATTTGAGACTAACAACGAAAGTAAGACATTGCTATTTCGTAATTCGCGATAgtaacattaatttattttaatactattttacttaaaaattaatttaccaaTATAAAAggctttttctttaaatatcggATTTACAATTCCACTTGAGCCAGGTTCCAAAACTGTAACTGTACAATCTGTTTCGACTCCTCCAGCATGATTCAGCATACAAGTGTAAATTGTTTTATTAAAGTTGCAATTCGTGTTTGCCGTGAATAAATAATCTGCCGTATTTTGAGCATCAGGTCcacaaatataaaattttccaaGGTGAGATGTGTCAAACAAAACAACATTTTGACGACAAGCAAGAACTTCTTTCCGAATctaacaaaaaattatttgttattgataactttcttttctccttacctttatttttctttttctaaatatattttaatttcaatagcTTACTATCTCGTTACATGGCGAGAAATTAAAGCTATATTCTTTTTCTAATATTGTACGATAATAATCATTCTGATTCTTTGCTGTGCCATAATGTCCACCATAATCATATGACAGAATTTCTACTTTGTTAGTTGAAGAGAACCATGCAGGACGTTCCCAACCTTGACATTCCTCCATAACAGCACCTTCTTCGACAAGTAACTGCAGTgcattaaataaataagaatgcTTTGTTTTTTTCTGATGCATTCAGTAGAACATTTATTTATTGATgtcattaaataaaaaacactATGCATAACTATTTTTATCTTACACTGTGAAAAGGATCCACTTTAAGATTTCTTCCACTTAATGGTTCATCATGTGGAAATATAATGCTGTAATTTTTTGCATAGGCTTCATGAGATCTCTCATGTATCCAGACCATGTTGTTTCTTTGTTCTGGTAAAAATCTATGAATcaaataaagatataaaattaatatgatCAGATAAgattgaaacaaaaaaaaaaaaacaaaaaaaaaaataaatgataaattccACCTTCTGATATCATAGTTAAACATGTATTTATCTGGTCGACCATTAATTATCCAATGTGCAATTTGTTCTCCGCATCCACCTCCCAACATCATTCCAGCACTATTATAACCACAAGAGTAGAAGAATCCAGAACAATTTGGATCTTCACCTTTtgaattcaatgaaaattaGAATTGGAGAATTGAAAATTAGAATAAGAAATAAAaggtgtaatatatatatatatatataaaggtaTTTTTTCATACCCATAATTGGTCTATGATCGGGAGTAAAACTTTCTGGTCCGCATATTGTAGTTCTTATTCCAACTGTTGATAATTTAGGAATCAATTGAGTCATTGATTCTAGATGTGCATTGAAGATATTCCAATCTAATTCATAGAGGCAGA
Above is a window of Bombus affinis isolate iyBomAffi1 chromosome 5, iyBomAffi1.2, whole genome shotgun sequence DNA encoding:
- the LOC126916392 gene encoding sarcosine dehydrogenase, mitochondrial; amino-acid sequence: MKNMFHLIKHKFHRVCINYTKSVTRTLNLSSIIQLPDYADVVIVGGGSAGCNALYHLGKCGINAVLLDKSKLMSGTTWHTAGLTWSIRGPSDVEMELLNTTKCIFNSLEKETGINPGWINNGGLYIARSNERLNEYRRLVTGSKAFGIQAHLISPQEAKELFPLLNEDTIQGAFYSSEDGVIDPTMLINALTKSAKSNGCQIIEDCPVMKILTKETIKNNKKVYAVETPYGVIKTDVVLNAAGAWSKSVANMINMNIPLTPIKHAYIVTEPIKGLQNLPNIKDPDASLYYRIQGSSIAIGGYEQNPIILSSAPDHFSFCLYELDWNIFNAHLESMTQLIPKLSTVGIRTTICGPESFTPDHRPIMGEDPNCSGFFYSCGYNSAGMMLGGGCGEQIAHWIINGRPDKYMFNYDIRRFLPEQRNNMVWIHERSHEAYAKNYSIIFPHDEPLSGRNLKVDPFHSLLVEEGAVMEECQGWERPAWFSSTNKVEILSYDYGGHYGTAKNQNDYYRTILEKEYSFNFSPCNEIIRKEVLACRQNVVLFDTSHLGKFYICGPDAQNTADYLFTANTNCNFNKTIYTCMLNHAGGVETDCTVTVLEPGSSGIVNPIFKEKAFYIVSNGISIYHTWAHMKKAIMEKGFDVSLHDVSEQIGILSVQGPNSRKVIETLIEDEISDESFKYSTTKLVKIKNETIRLIRLSFVGELGFELHIPKSSCQIVYKTLINCGKSYNIKHAGYRALHSLSCEKGYLLWGLDLRADDNPIEAGLESICRNTGEYLGKTAVDRLRKIGIKKKLVHIYLNSTVPLWGMELIYRNNCLVGYLRRVEQGYSNGNVIGHGYIKHPNGENVTKEFLESANYEIEAMGKRYTVDLC